tttaagaaactatcaggtaacatagttctattttcacgcCATGGGGCCAAAAGCAGCTGGTGGAACTGTGCCAGCCGTTTCCTGACTAGTAAGGGACTGTGCTGAGATGCACCTGAACTTGTATGCACTTATTCCTATTTTGAGTTGTTTAATCATTCATTGTTCTCATTTGAACCTAAACAGACTGTACTTTGTCATCACTTTTTAACAGCACCAGCATCTGTAGACAGTTGTGATATTATTGTCTCAAAACTGTCTCATCTTCAATGCTGCAGATGGTGTTGAAGCCAGAGTCTACTCCTGACACAAGACTAGTCAGCAAGAGGAGTTTCACTGAATCCTACCAGGCCATCACAGAGTTTGAAGTCCTAGATAGTCATGGCAATGCAGCGCTTGTGGAGTGTACACCTCTTACAGGTAGaccccatgaagatcagggttacaaTTGATCTCCAGGAACAGATCTTCTTGAcatagaggcaactaacgggatctggtggtcaacTTGACTTGGTTGCCttagtcattgtatcccaatcacgcagattgatgtttatgctgttgatcacataaTTATCTGATCTGAACATtgcttccatatagctggaatattgcaaatcaacaaacaaaaacaaaaatacaacaaattattttgttaatTCACAGTGAAAAAAGTTTCAAGTTACGTTTCAGTGATGTGCTAGTTATATTCCTGTGGTGTTTCAGTGATGTTTCAGTTATATTCCTGTtgtgtttcactgattttccaacaatgtttcagttatatTCCAATGATGTTTCAGTAATGTTCTAGTGGTGTTCCAGTTATATTCCTGTGGTGTTTCAGTGATGTTTCGAAAGATAAGTTAGTTATATTCCACATTTTTGGTGACGTTCCAGTTGTGTTCCAGTGATGTTCCAGTGTTTTCTTGTGGCCTTCAGTTGCTATGCCTAATGGAACATGTTTACTTCAGGGCTGAAACATCAGATCAGGGTGCATCTGGCATTTGGTCTGAACACACCTGTCCTAGGTGACCACAAGTACTCCCACATCACCAAGGTGGCTCCACAGGTGAGACAGGACGTCAACTCTGTTATACTGTTTGGGAGAGTGGTACACAAATGGTTCTTAAGAGTAGTCACAAAACTGTAGCATAGCCAAGCAATATTGACTTAATTACTTACAAGAAACTCCCTATGATAGTGTCTGTGAAGGTCTGGGCTAGGTGTGGTCTTCAGCAATTCCTGCTTGAGGTAAAAGACTTTTgaagggatcggatggtcagccttgctgacttggccGATGCATTTCATTGTGTCCTAATtccatagatcaatgctcatgctgttgaattgtcttctcaaggcctgattatttgcagaccaccaccatataggtgACCTTTTACTggatgtggcattaaacaaacaaatcaacatatcAACAGAAGTTTATACTGGTGTCTGTAGAATGACACACTTTCCTTTTTTCAATCCCTCTCTCacttcttcattatttttctcaTTTCTTTGTTCATATGTCCCTCATGTCAGTCCTACTCTCATTCTCTTACTGGCTTCATCATGGTTTCTCACTTAAAAAgtaatatttatcatgcttttctcACTCCACTGCTCagtattttctcattttctgaACCTTTCTCATATTtatggtggtggggtagcctaatggttaaagcattcacctgTCACATGAAAACctgggttggattccccacatgggtgcaatgtgtgaagcccatttcttgtgtcccctgctgttatattgctggaatattgctaaaagcagcgtaaaactaaactcacttattcactttCCCGTATTCCTCCATTGACATAATTGAACGCGTGTAATTCCTTCACTCAGTCATACACTGATGTCACTAATCTCCTGTTTCCTTCTTTTTCTCATTTATCCAGTCTCTCGTTTATTACCTCTCCCCTTCCCTTCAGCGTCTGCACCCTGACCTGCTGCACCGACTCGGGATCCGGCAGAGCAAAGTGCGTCATCTTCCAATGTTGCTTCACGCCAAGAGCATCCTCATCCCAGGGTTCCTGGATGGGAGGAATCTCTCCATCCAAACACGACTACCTCGACACTTCTCTCTCAACATGAACAGGCTGAAGATTAAACCACCCAAGAGCAGATAGTGGATATCGTAATGAAAGAGCTCCTTGTATGGCTGAAGAGTTATCACCCATCTCCCTAACCACACCTGTGTCAATATGGGATGGTGGTGTAGTGTAGTGCTTAAAACATGCGCTTGTCACTGGAAAAAACAGGGTTTGATTCTGCTCATggatacaatctgtgaagccgatttctggtgtcacctgatGTTATactcctggaatattgctaaaatcggcatgAAACTATTCTCAAGCTATTCATATGACAGGACTTCCTCCCTATACAAAATGCCCTACATTCTGGTATAGATCACTCCACCTGGTAACAGAGGTTGAAGACTTGGAATACCTATGTGGATTTAACCATTATGTAAATGTAGGCTGATGCGTAAAATATTGCTCCAAACTTAGTGCATGTAAGTAGCCCTCTTTTGCCTAAAGATAAGTTTTGTTATCATCAGTATATAATGatgagcaaaagaaatgcaattttgaataaatttaagcaTTCATATATATCTCTTCTTTATAAACACTTGACAAAAGTGCCAGAgttatgtttcttttgctgttcagtatatactgACAGGGCATTATATAACACCGAACATTTCAACAATCCCCAATATTGCTTTAATGTCTAAGATTGTGGATGGTGTTGTACTTCATCTGAATAAAGTATTCAAACATCAACTGCTTGATTTGCAAAAAAATGCATATGTTATTGTTTCAGCAGGCAATCTTAATTCAGCTTTTCACATCTGCATGTGGATATGatttataattctttttcagaggAGGATGGGGATCAGGGGAGGCAAATGGAAGAGTGGTTGAACTTTACTTGAGTATTTATTTGCTACAACTTTGTTCTGAAAGTCATTGTTTCAAAGGTATATAATATAGAATATAATTAATATTAAAACTTCCATCATGTCATGTGCACATTATATTATGGGGTAAAATCTGGTGacatttcatttaatttcatttgaaagaTTTTATACTGTTTTTTATTTATCTTCTACATGCGCTATGCTATTGTGTCAGTGCacttgaatcaaacatggtacAGGTGTATTTCAGCACCCTTGTTACtggctgtttttgacaatgttttatttcactcaGACTCAATAAATATTGAATCAGatgcttcactgcatgttctaaCTAGTCGCTTAAAGTGCCCATTAAACCCAcaaaaagttgtgttttccttaaAGTATAAATGACCTCTCCAGGTTATGTATATACAGTTTTCGGGTGtccccatactttttgtttgtagtatatttcCTGATGCAAATGCACTATCGTGAAAATGGTGCAAGGTTCTTCACAACTACCTTAAAGATGGACATTATGTTTTGTGAAGGTGCTTATCAGTTTTAATTGGTGACCATGATCATAGGTATGTATACACAAGAACTTAAATGAGCATCCCCGGACATATCTCATGATTGAATGAGGTCTAATCTTTACCTTTTGGAGTTTATGTGGGACATGATAGGTTGTTGAGTGCATCAAAGGAATCCAGCTGTACAGAACTTGACCCAATTTAAAGCTGCTTTACATGAGGAATGGCGTGGACTGCTCcttcagaggatcaggaggctgacaTGGGGTATGTGGAGGAGAGTGCTGGCTGTCATTCACTATTGGCCTTGAATTATGtatgacaatcaaaatatcattttgaatgttcacatcCACCCataaattcaacattaaacTTTCCAAGGCCATATTCTTGCACAGACATGGTGTTGTATGAAAATCAgtgttatttttaaaatgagCAATTATTCATCATTAAATCAACATGGATTCCAATTCTTTTGTCTTTTTTATGAGTCAAAGGATCGCACAGATATGTGGTAAAGCTCACCACGATACGttttatatactgtacatgctGAAAATTTATCATAGCAATAATACAGGAGGTGCTGAATTAGGTTCTTTGTGTATAATTTGCTGTATTTGGTAATCAGAGGGATGTACTGCAAATATAGCGGCACTGAACATAATTTAGAAGCACAATGAGTTCCTCCATTTGCGAGCATATATGAGAGGTAATAAGCTTTTTCTATGAGGATCGCCAATAACTGGATGCAACACTTGTTCGGTTGTTTCCAGTGCTGTGGCTTTGAACGATGATTGGAAACGGAAAGTGCGGTGTCTTTTGAAGCAAAATAGTACGAGTTAGAAGCAGTATGTTTGCAATGAATCATTCATGATGTTATTAGTGTGTTGATAAGATAACATACAGTATCTGTGACACAGTGGCATGTTGTCATTATGTCTCTCAGACTGTCGATGACAAGGCCATGATTGAGCCAGGAATACATCCGCGAAGTTGCTGCCCAACTCCAACTTGATAAACCATAAAATTCACGTCCACTGTCTTGACAGTTGCCTTAATCTTGCACTTCAACAGGCGGGTGGAACTTGCACCTCATTACGGGATGCCCTTGTAATGATGGAGATTACAAAATTAATCAAACATTCTGCAAAGCGAGAACACCTCTTTCAGGGTGTCCTAAATGCTCCTGCAAAAGAAACGCCTGAAGAAACAAGTCACATGGTCTAAGGCCTCTGCCCAACACGATCGACTGTGAAGACAGGATCTGTGAACTCTGTTCTGGAAAACTATGACGTTCTTCAAAGAACCGTAAGTGAAATCAACACACGCGCATGACAAGCATGTGAACAACATCAGCCTCAGTCTGTAGGCATAATTGCTCAGCATGCAAAACAAGCTGCTCAGCAAGTATTGAATAAGTATGCAAAATTGAGGTCTGAAAATTTGACAGAGCACTTCAAAGGTATAGTCCAGGTATCTGAAGATGAAATAGGAAACCCTTGTCTCCACCATCATGAAAAGCGATTAAAGATATTCGATAATGGTTCAGACCTCACTGTTATATTTCTGTTGTACAATTCTGTCCTCTGCAGTACTGTATTATGAAGTCCTTGACGTTCTTTCATGTGAACTGTGTCGGAAAGATTTTCACCGAGAGGGTTCGATTTTGTACGTAAAATAGGGTAACGTTTGCTTTCTGTGCCAAATGGAAATGATTATAAAGTATACAACGACCAGAACAGTTAAGATATTTATGTCACCAGTTCGGAGACCAGTTATCGATTCTCCAAGACACCATAAAGTCACGGTCAGCTGACAAAGGATGCGTTGTTAAGGAGGTTATGAAGGAGGTTGACTCACTCATTTACCGTGAACCCTTTACCAGTCATCATCCGAATGTTGACAGAGATCACTGGCTTACTAAAGTCTATTTAACGATTCCAGTCACAGCTTGTATAACCGAGCTACCCTTTGTTGTCTGCGAGTCGTCTAAATTCATATCTGAGATACACTAGCCCCAAGAAGGTGAAATGGCctccagcaaccaatgcttgctataaaaggcgactatgcttgtcgtaagaggcgactaacgggataaggTGGACAGACTGGCTGGCTTGGTTCACGCACGTTTTCGTATCTCAGTAGCGTAAATCGATGCTtctgcagttgatcactggattgtcttgtccagattccattattcacaggccgctgccatatagcgggaattgtgctgaaagcggcgttaaacaatacaGCAACCAATATTGAGTATTTCATGTCCAACTAGTTTGTCGTCATAAGGAGCTACTAAGTAAGCCCTTACCCGccaatgtgttggtgtgttcaagAGGCTCAAGACGGCGTGGTAGCCCAGCTGATTGGGCAGGCTTTGTCTCCATTGTCATTTTTTAACACAAGAATTTATTgtcatttgaacatttttatagtgagtatgcttttacgtcgcttttatggatattgaaatattgtttatgtCTGCCAATAATTACCACAGCAAAATTCTTGAAATAcataatttattcatttatgtacaaaggaCATGAAAGGGTACAGTGAATGTTAAAAGATCGGAAACGTCAGGCATTTAAAGCTTCAAATACACAGAATCCATAGGAAAGACAAATTCCAAACCTGGGGATGTGATTAATTATCATAATTAATTTTTGTACCTAAATATAATCACCAGGACATCGGGGTGCCAACATCTAGGCACCAGGATTACCACCTGATGTGTCCAAGCATCCATTTTGACAGTCTTATTCGTATACACAGACGGATAGATAGGTGGTTTCACCATCCCTGCTTCTAAGGGGCTAAATATTTGAtctgttttcatcattttgctTCATCAAAACAACGCAGACTGGTGCTCATGCAGTTGACCACTTGAGTGTATGGTCCAGATTCGTTTATCTACAGACCGCtcacatgtagctggaatagtgctgagtgtggtgttaaacaacaaaccaaaccacaaaacaacaaaacagtgCGAAATATTCAACATTGAAATAGTGGCGTGCAGGTGCCAGGGGCTCCTTTcgcgaagcaacctttactaaagttaaccttaactcacaatttttaacattgcactaaggttaccttagtgatttACGGTCAACTTTTGTGTTTAGTGAAGGGAGCCCCAGGTAGACTCTCTTGGCATAGACTGTAGACTGCACATACCGCGGCATCCGGAACACTAAACAACAAGGCTGTGCATCGTTCATCCGGCATCCGGCATCCGGCATCCGACACCAAACACACGCTACAACAAGTTTACGAAGATTCACACATGCATTTAAGAAAAGCCCAAAACAATTATTCTCCATTCAATATTTTGAACAACACATTACTTTCGCCGGAATAGTTTGAATGTTCTTCCTGAAGTCTTGACTGCAGAAACCATATATGAATGGATCTGCCACATTGTTGATGTAAAATGACCTCATAGCCACACCGTACCAGTGGGACAGAGCATGCGCCGGAAACGCCGCCATGTTGAAACCCATGAAGTAGAAGACGAGAAACAGATGTGGGGTGTAGCTGAGGAAAAATACTACAGAAACTAGGAACATCATTAGGAATGTCTTCTGTGTCTTTCTTTCGTATCGTATTTTCTTATCGTTAGAAGGTCCATTAACACTATTAATATTAACTGTAACGGTTAGTTTCCGTGACTTTTCCTGGTCATCCCGCTGAGTGAGCCCATTCTGGTCAGTGCTGGCCAACGTGTTTGAAGTGTTCGGTGTTATAGCTCGATCCCCCAGAAGATCCCTGTCAAAGGATATTGGGTTTACTCGATTGGTTGCGGCAAAGGCTTTCCGTTTTGTCCATAGTCCCCACCCAGTGAGCATGTACAGACCAGCCAAGATGACGAGGCTTACCAGGAAGAGCGATCCTAACACGATGTAGAACGACAAGGGATAACTGGTATTCATGTATGCGTTTTGAACACCGCAGAAAATATGGATCCCGTCATCAAGTTCCAGTTCCGTGATTCCAAACATTATGACGACAGGGGAGGCAAGACTCAGTGCCACGCAGAAAGCAACAACACCAATAATCTTAGCAGATTTGACAGACATGTTGGGCGAATGGGGACGGCAAACGGCTTGGTAACGAATTGTTGCGATGGAAACTAGCAGTACAACGGAACCAATGGCGGTAAAGGCGATCATGAAACAAGATATCTTACATATGATCATGTTGGGTAGACGCTCAGGGTCATATACAGACGCCAGATCCAGTGGCATGTGGAATATGCACGCCAGAAGGTCAAAGGCACCAAGTACTGTGAGAAGGGTGTTGAAGGCTGACGATTCCTTCTTAAAGGCGTACAGGACAAGCGAATTGCCCAAAGTTCCAGTGATCATCGACAAGGAAATGAACCCAACGACAACATTGCTGACAGCAGGGATGGGGTCCTGAGATGTGGAATTCATTGTGAGATTCGTTGTGTTTTCAGGAATGGTCAATAACGGTTACCTATTCATTATGCCTTTTGTGGAAACTTCAGACTCGTCCGTTTGCTTTCATTCGTTCCTACTTTCTTCAATACGTTGCATTGTTCTAAGGTGAACATTTCACATCAGAACATGTCGCTCAATGTGATTAGCTGCTTCATGACTCTGTTCCATCCAGGCAGaagatgatagtgatgatgctGAATAGTGGTCCCTTGTGAGTAGCAGGTTACCCGTGTTTATCTCCCCTTTGTAACCGGAAAACCCTGAAAAGAGATAATGGGCTCTTATTCACGCAATTTCACATAAGACAACTGTCTTATCCCCCACCGTATTATTGCTGAAAGggcggtataaaactaaactcagtcacctATACCCTGTTTAACTCGCTTTCAGCTTTTGTGTCCCCTTCTTTCACTAATATTCGAGTGATGCAAATCTATGATAAATTTACGGAATTAGCCGATGACTCCTGtgatagcttagtggttaaagcgttcgttggtcatgccgaagacctgggttcgattccccacatttgtaaagcccatttctagtgtcccctgccgtaatattgttgggatattgttATAAGCGGCGTCAAACCATACTCGCCCACTCTATACATTAATTAAGCAGAGCCCATGAACGCCATCGTCCATACAGTTTCCTTTGTGGCTGTTACGGCCCCAAAATTAAACTTATATACACATCCAGAGTCGTTATCCCAATCTCGATATATAGTATGAAACGATCTTGATTTATAGTTCCGCTAAATCCCCATGGCGCAATGaaagtaatatatgtatttaccaTACACTCTCAGAAATTGCGACACGGACAATATTGTTTGCTAGGTATTACTTTGTCAGGTGGACACCGCAGTAGaacaatatatatcacatgACGCATCTCgttgaattagtgagtgagtttagttttacgcattATACAGACATATCAATCAATGGCAAACAGTTTTAGTATCCCAGCCATTGGAAAAGTAGAACATTTCAACATACAAATGAAATtcaatgataacataacagaaATGTATCTGAGCGAGCCTGCAGCCGAAAGCTTACAACACTTCATCCATTCAAACTGCTATATTCCGGTATTCCCAATAGGATACTTATGTATTGTAGGTGAAACTACATTAAATCGGTGCAGGGAGACAATGACTGTCCAGTTTAACTAACAGTCAGTCGTGATGCTTCCTCCTGAGGTCGACAACCTACTGACACAGATATACGCCATCACGACCGGGATTCATTAGAACGTGGGGAGGTGCgtagcttagtggttacagCCTTCGCTtgtcaggttcgattcccaacatcaATACAATGTGTGGGGTTTATTTTTTGGTGTCCCAACCACCTTTCCCTGGAATagtgcgtaaaaccatattcattcactcactcattagtaaATACAATTTGTAGCCTGATGTTAGACTGTCTCACGGCAACTctaccatattattttccctttcATCTTCCCGCCGGAATACTGcggtgcgacgtaaaactaaactcactcactcactccatctagtctctgtcatatagctggaatgttgcggcgtaaaacaaaactcaaccGCTCCATCTAGTCTAGGGCCGTGGGGTAGACTAATGGTAAAATCACGGTACCTCTACCCTATTATTTCTCCCTCCGTCCAGtctggggctgtggggtagtctGATAATAAAAACGTCCGTTCCtaacgcccatttctggtgtccctcgcctgGATAGTGCTGgtatattgcttaaagcggcgtaaaaccacactcactcattgccTTTCACATTAGAGCTTTGCATGTTGTAACCAAGACCGAACTAGCTGACCAACCACACCCCTCATTCATTCAACCTTGTCTGTGATGCAGAAGACCGAAATGAATCTAGTTTAGATTCCTCTGAGTCTCCGAGTTCAGTGGGTCTACATATTGAATGCTTGTGTTGTTGCTTACTCCAaaagtatatattttcagtcaCTTTGTGTTAGTTACAGATATTGCTCACTACTGAACATTAAATATTAAGTAGTATTCACAAGGAACTTAATTAAGTGCCCAAAATATAGGTTTCAGCCATCATGcatgtgagtgactttagttttacgacggactcaacaatattccagctatatggggccggtctgtaaataatcgagtctggaccagacaatccagtgatcaacaacatgagcattgatctgcgcaatgggggaccgatgacatgtgtcaaccatgtaaccgagtctgaccacccgatctcattagtcgcctcttactacaagcatgggttactgaaggccactattctaacccggaccttcacgcaTCTCATGCGTGTGAAGCATTCTACCCATTCATGCCGTAGCagtactgtgagtgagtgagtaggttgaGATACCAGTAATGAGCTCCAAACACCAATTCGTTGACTCGAACCCGTCTATTGTTCATCACTTGCTTCAGATTTAGCACTACAGATTTAGCAATACAGCACGCGCCATAGAAGAAACACATTAGTCATCAACTAATTTTCCAACATTACACAAAGAATGTTTTTGCCCCATTAAGAACACTTAAGGAC
The window above is part of the Haliotis asinina isolate JCU_RB_2024 chromosome 1, JCU_Hal_asi_v2, whole genome shotgun sequence genome. Proteins encoded here:
- the LOC137284022 gene encoding cholecystokinin receptor type A-like, with translation MNSTSQDPIPAVSNVVVGFISLSMITGTLGNSLVLYAFKKESSAFNTLLTVLGAFDLLACIFHMPLDLASVYDPERLPNMIICKISCFMIAFTAIGSVVLLVSIATIRYQAVCRPHSPNMSVKSAKIIGVVAFCVALSLASPVVIMFGITELELDDGIHIFCGVQNAYMNTSYPLSFYIVLGSLFLVSLVILAGLYMLTGWGLWTKRKAFAATNRVNPISFDRDLLGDRAITPNTSNTLASTDQNGLTQRDDQEKSRKLTVTVNINSVNGPSNDKKIRYERKTQKTFLMMFLVSVVFFLSYTPHLFLVFYFMGFNMAAFPAHALSHWYGVAMRSFYINNVADPFIYGFCSQDFRKNIQTIPAKVMCCSKY